One genomic region from Stackebrandtia nassauensis DSM 44728 encodes:
- a CDS encoding PadR family transcriptional regulator has protein sequence MSIKHGLLALLERGPAYGYQLRSSFEESTGATWPLNIGQVYTTLTRLERDHLVRALPENSQGQRPYAITDTGRAALAVWFSTPVASTDRPRDELAIKLALALTTPGVDVPAVVQTQRVATIRSLQEYTQLKKQAGEHDTAWTLILDSMIFRAEAETRWLDHCEASLVRETVKAPTHDAPVVDGVVTEHREASRP, from the coding sequence TTGAGCATCAAACACGGGCTACTCGCCCTCCTGGAACGTGGCCCCGCGTACGGGTACCAACTCCGTTCCTCCTTTGAGGAGTCGACCGGCGCCACCTGGCCGCTGAACATCGGGCAGGTCTACACGACCCTCACCAGGCTCGAACGCGACCACCTGGTGCGCGCGCTGCCGGAGAACTCGCAGGGGCAGCGCCCCTATGCCATCACCGACACCGGCCGGGCAGCGCTGGCGGTGTGGTTCTCGACCCCGGTCGCCAGCACCGACCGTCCCCGCGACGAGCTGGCCATCAAGCTGGCCCTGGCGCTGACGACCCCGGGAGTCGACGTTCCGGCGGTGGTACAGACGCAGAGGGTGGCCACGATCCGGTCACTGCAGGAGTACACACAGCTGAAGAAGCAGGCCGGTGAACACGACACGGCCTGGACCCTCATCCTTGACTCCATGATCTTCCGTGCCGAGGCCGAGACCCGGTGGCTTGACCACTGCGAGGCCAGCCTGGTGCGCGAGACGGTCAAGGCCCCGACCCACGACGCGCCGGTCGTCGACGGCGTGGTCACCGAGCATCGGGAGGCATCCCGGCCGTGA
- a CDS encoding ferritin-like domain-containing protein: MADKGLKLGLRTEYEAVYAYSLAGAQLTGKALEAAQSNEKVHRDRRDDIMVRMTKAGDEPPAEEAAYQLPGEVTDEKSAKALLSEIELRTTSMWRSVLADTTGGDRKAAAKAYSSSAVTMARWKRALGESPSTTAFPGRPLCFPG, from the coding sequence ATGGCGGATAAGGGACTGAAACTGGGCCTGCGGACCGAGTACGAGGCCGTCTACGCCTATTCGCTGGCCGGGGCGCAGCTGACCGGCAAGGCCCTGGAGGCCGCCCAGTCCAACGAGAAGGTCCACCGCGACCGCCGTGACGACATCATGGTGCGCATGACCAAGGCCGGGGACGAGCCACCGGCCGAGGAGGCCGCGTACCAGCTGCCCGGCGAGGTCACCGACGAGAAGAGCGCCAAGGCGCTGCTGTCCGAGATCGAGCTGCGGACCACCAGCATGTGGCGCAGCGTGCTCGCCGATACCACCGGTGGCGACCGCAAGGCCGCCGCCAAGGCCTACTCCTCCAGCGCGGTGACGATGGCCCGCTGGAAACGCGCGTTGGGCGAATCGCCGTCCACGACCGCGTTTCCGGGACGGCCGTTATGTTTCCCAGGTTGA
- the rimP gene encoding ribosome maturation factor RimP, which yields MADVTRKRILAVLEPVLAEAGYDLEELKVSQAGRRTLVRVLVDRDAGVDLDAIASVSRVLSKALDKSEADDGPFATNSYTLEVSSPGVDRPLTLPRHWRRNVGRLVSVRLSDATVTARIHAADDENVELELSDGTRRVAYGDLGPGRVQLEFSRSASKERQE from the coding sequence GTGGCCGACGTGACACGGAAGCGGATCTTGGCGGTACTGGAACCCGTGCTCGCCGAAGCCGGTTACGACCTTGAGGAACTCAAGGTGTCGCAGGCGGGACGGCGCACCCTGGTACGGGTGCTTGTGGACCGGGACGCGGGCGTCGACCTCGACGCGATCGCCTCGGTCTCGCGTGTGCTCTCCAAGGCGCTGGACAAATCCGAGGCCGATGATGGTCCCTTTGCGACGAACTCCTACACTTTGGAGGTTTCGTCGCCGGGGGTCGATCGTCCGTTGACACTGCCGAGGCACTGGCGCCGCAACGTCGGCCGACTGGTGAGCGTCCGGCTGTCCGATGCCACTGTCACCGCCCGTATCCACGCCGCCGACGACGAGAATGTCGAGCTGGAACTGTCCGATGGCACCCGCAGGGTGGCGTACGGTGATCTTGGTCCCGGGCGAGTGCAGCTGGAGTTCTCCCGATCGGCGAGCAAAGAAAGACAGGAGTAG
- the nusA gene encoding transcription termination factor NusA: MHIDLVALRSLEHERDIPFHTIIDAIESALLTAYRHTPDAQSHARVEVNRETGTVTVRAREVDAEGNVVREWDDTPDDFGRIAAMTAKQVIMQRLREATDDVNFGEFASLEGDVVTGVIQAHEGASEKGTVMVDLGKIEAMLPHVEQVPGENYSHGRRLRAAVVQVSRGPRGPQITVSRSHPNLVKKLFAAEVPEIADGLVEIAAVAREAGHRTKIAVRATVADLNAKGACIGPMGSRVRAVMSELDGEKIDIIDYSEDPATFVGNALSPSKVVSVEVLDPDDKVARVVVPDFQLSLAIGREGQNARLAARLTGWRIDIKSDAAPDPSKVSPESPPETEVGAGGSGA, translated from the coding sequence GTGCATATCGATCTGGTGGCTCTGCGGTCCCTGGAACACGAGCGAGACATCCCGTTCCACACGATCATCGATGCCATTGAAAGCGCCCTGTTGACCGCCTACCGGCACACACCGGACGCGCAGTCCCACGCGCGCGTGGAGGTCAACCGTGAGACCGGCACCGTCACGGTGCGGGCCCGGGAGGTCGACGCCGAGGGCAACGTCGTCCGGGAATGGGACGACACCCCCGACGACTTCGGGCGCATCGCGGCCATGACCGCCAAGCAGGTGATCATGCAGCGGCTGCGCGAGGCCACCGACGACGTCAACTTCGGCGAGTTCGCCAGCCTGGAGGGCGATGTCGTCACCGGCGTGATCCAGGCCCACGAGGGTGCCTCCGAGAAGGGCACCGTCATGGTCGACCTCGGCAAGATCGAGGCGATGCTGCCGCACGTCGAGCAGGTCCCCGGCGAGAACTACTCGCACGGGCGGCGGTTGCGGGCGGCGGTCGTGCAGGTCTCGCGGGGCCCGCGCGGCCCGCAGATCACGGTGTCGCGCTCGCACCCCAACCTGGTGAAGAAGCTGTTCGCCGCCGAGGTCCCCGAGATCGCCGACGGCCTGGTGGAGATCGCCGCGGTGGCCCGCGAGGCCGGGCACCGCACCAAGATCGCGGTGCGCGCCACCGTCGCCGACCTCAACGCCAAGGGCGCCTGCATCGGCCCGATGGGCTCGCGGGTGCGCGCGGTGATGAGCGAACTGGACGGCGAGAAGATCGACATCATCGACTACTCCGAGGACCCGGCCACCTTCGTCGGCAACGCCCTGTCGCCGTCCAAAGTGGTCAGCGTCGAGGTGCTGGACCCGGACGACAAGGTCGCGCGGGTCGTCGTGCCCGACTTCCAGCTGTCGCTGGCGATCGGCCGCGAGGGCCAGAACGCCCGGCTGGCGGCCCGGCTGACCGGCTGGCGCATCGACATCAAGTCCGACGCCGCACCGGATCCGTCGAAAGTGTCACCTGAGTCACCACCCGAAACCGAGGTGGGAGCGGGCGGCTCCGGCGCGTAG
- a CDS encoding YlxR family protein, which produces MVRRADVIRTCVGCRNRASASELLRVVANPETPATGVRLVPDPARKLPGRGAHVHPAPECLEQARRRRAFKRALRLSSEPDLTAVADFLA; this is translated from the coding sequence ATGGTCCGTCGCGCAGACGTTATTCGCACGTGTGTGGGTTGCCGAAATCGCGCGTCGGCCAGCGAGTTGTTGCGTGTCGTCGCCAATCCCGAAACTCCCGCTACGGGGGTCCGGCTGGTGCCCGACCCCGCACGGAAGCTGCCCGGCCGGGGAGCACACGTTCATCCGGCCCCGGAGTGCCTCGAACAGGCAAGACGGCGGCGTGCTTTCAAGCGGGCGCTTCGACTGTCATCCGAACCGGATCTGACGGCCGTGGCGGACTTTTTGGCGTAA